The Aethina tumida isolate Nest 87 chromosome 6, icAetTumi1.1, whole genome shotgun sequence genome has a segment encoding these proteins:
- the LOC109600141 gene encoding transmembrane protein 145-like, giving the protein MKQIIFFLSFTALNVQTKYIEGELNTQENWAFLTRFCFLSDEGQFEYHIEFNEDQGDPNLLLYYDTVDQWPAVYKSNKSCKEKEEVLHIDQNQIVNLTARHTTLASGCEYKNFYTTSRPKYTLNLPTIPTKKYNRTTTTTTTTTTTATTAATTTVETTIGTTTSVTTPTETVTATEYSSAEPESTTEPIATTMHPTRSKRSLQQTIKNIRIGRTLVCHNARRFKSSRERWWYMAISNCNGTKGIHIKYKILMTNGAPGDYWHEHFSADEFYILPVLMAFSIAYSFLMLGIIMCSLELKQRQLLHTTYKIFVLSVVVQLFGILVQSIVYLKYSVSGITSTRVRRFGQILMGVSETTFLLLLLLLAKGYTITRGRLPLSSSVKLTIFMCLYTVTYLSIFVYEAHVFDPGEVLYLYESPAGYSLITLRIFAWFMFIYSTVFTLKRYPEKGNFYYPFNIFGTLWFVAGPAFILSANTYIDKWVRESVVCAVLLFITFGGHLMFLLLTMPSVANKNFPYHVRTTQIGIMELTGGTGNSTIENFGHHVYEPTYTTTREQTVIIPLTRRTEEIFEGMYPQSSFRRREVPNISSNLALDNGLQNVLSWSKAKNAPPAIELEPEISEQSSSKQEELVTNAVHRRYSNTSSIPEDENPSSGYLSDYVKDVPIELFTVSKMVVTTHHKIESPTELNN; this is encoded by the exons atgaaacaaatcatattttttctaaGTTTCACAGCACTAAACGtccaaacaaaatatatcgaaGGCGAGCTGAACACCCAAGAA aactGGGCATTTCTAACAAGATTTTGCTTCTTAAGCGACGAAGGACAGTTCGAGTATCACATTGAGTTCAATGAGGACCAAGGTGATCCTAATTTACTTCTTTACTACGATACAGTCGACCAATGGCCGGCCGTTTATAAAAGCAACAAG TCGTGCAAAGAAAAGGAGGAAGTACTGCACATAGATCAGAACCAAATCGTTAATTTGACGGCCAGACACACGACCCTAGCCTCAGGTTGcgagtataaaaatttttatacaactaGCAGACCAAAGTACACTTTGAATTTACCTACTATACCTACAAAAAAGTACAAcagaacaacaacaacaacaacaacaacaacaacaacagcaacaacaGCAGCAACAACTACAGTAGAAACCACAATTGGAACAACAACTTCAGTAACCACACCAACAGAAACAGTTACAGCAACAGAATATTCAAGTGCAGAACCAGAAAGCACAACAGAACCGATTGCTACAACAATGCATCCGACAAGATCAAAAAGATCGTTGCAGCAAACGATAAAAAACATAAGAATCGGCAGAACGTTGGTGTGTCACAATGCAAGGCGTTTCAAATCAAGCAGAGAACGTTGGTGGTACATGGCGATTTCCAATTGTAACGGAACAAAG GGGATTCACATAAAGTACAAAATCTTAATGACGAACGGAGCACCAGGCGATTATTGGCACGAACATTTCAGCGCTGATGAATTTT ACATCCTACCGGTTTTGATGGCCTTTTCAATCGCCTATTCGTTTCTAATGTTGGGTATTATAATGTGTTCGTTGGAGCTGAAACAACGTCAACTTCTGCACACCACTTACAAAATATTCGTTTTATCTGTTGTGGTACAATTGTTCGGAATTTTGGTCCAGAGCATCGTTTACCTCAAATATTCGGTCAGCGGAATCACTTCCACGAGAGTCAGACGCTTTG GTCAAATTTTGATGGGAGTTTCCGAGACCACGTTCCTGCTACTGCTGCTTCTTTTAGCCAAAGGATATACGATAACCCGTGGCCGATTACCGCTCTCATCCAGCGTGAAACTTACCATCTTCATGTGCCTCTACACAGTAACTTATCTGTCGATTTTCGTTTATGAAGCGCATGTTTTCGACCCCGGAGAAGTACTGTACTTGTACGAATCGCCGGCTGGCTACAGTTTGATTACTTTAAGGATTTTCGCCTGGTTTATGTTCATTTATTCCACCGTCTTCACTTTGAAGCGGTACCCGGAAAAAGGAAACTTTTACTATCCTTTCAACATTTTCGGGACACTGTGGTTTGTTGCAGGACCTGCCTTTATACTGTCAGCCAACACGTACATTGATAAATGGGTGAGAGAGTCAGTCGTTTGTGCTGTTCTGTTGTTTATCACCTTTGGAGGACATTTAATGTTCCTG TTGTTGACTATGCCTTCGGTGGCCAACAAAAACTTCCCTTACCACGTTAGAACCACTCAAATAGGAATCATGGAACTAACCGGTGGTACTGGTAATAGTACGATCGAAAATTTCGGTCACCACGTTTACGAACCAACTTATACAACAACCAGGGAACAAACAGTTATCATACCACTTACTAG AAGAACCGAAGAGATTTTTGAAGGAATGTATCCTCAATCGAGCTTTAGAAGACGTGAGGTGCCGAATATATCAAGTAATTTGGCACTAGATAACGGACTACAGAATGTTTTAAGTTGGTCCAAAGCTAAAAATGCTCCACCCGCAATTGAGTTGGAACCAG AAATTTCGGAACAATCTTCTTCAAAACAAGAAGAACTAGTAACAAATGCTGTTCACAGAAGATACAGTAACACTAGTAGTATCCCAGAAGATGAAAATCCGAGTAGTGGATATTTATCGGATTATGTTAAAGATGTGCCGATTGAATTGTTTACTGTTAGTAAAATGGTCGTCACGACGCATCACAAAATTGAATCACCTACAGAAttgaataattag